One Plasmodium vivax scf_6633 genomic scaffold, whole genome shotgun sequence DNA segment encodes these proteins:
- a CDS encoding variable surface protein Vir11, truncated, putative (encoded by transcript PVX_182275A; 5' truncation due to end of contig.) — protein LKSYKKRYSKKRGLKKLDCYYENKLFNKFLHLYEIAQKIKNEKKRSKYFFFKKYDIVLFLLSLLPVIGLIHPILFGLSHKYPGILGACEESHIETNYYTGLAYMIVSLIIVSVVLFVVIYILLKLIKYQRLKSGRGKMNINQYYHLCKGIF, from the exons atttaaaaagttataaaaaaagatattctaaaaaaagaggattaaaaaaattggattgttattatgaaaataaactATTCAATAAATTTCTTCATCTGTATGAAATTGCACAAAAGataaagaatgaaaaaaagcgttcgaaatattttttttttaaaaagtatgaTATTGTTCTCTTTTTACTTTCATTACTCCCGGTTATTGGATTAATACATCCAATATTATTTGGGCTTAGTCACAAATATCCAGGTATATTAGGTGCATGCGAAGAGAGCCATATTGAAACTAATT ATTATACTGGATTAGCTTACATGATAGTTTCATTAATTATAGTGAGtgttgttttatttgttgttatttatatcttgctaaaattaataaaatatcaaAGATTAAAATCTggaaggggcaaaatgaatataaatcAATATTATCACCTTTgtaaaggaattttttaa